TAAAAGATGAAACATTCTTAATTCAAAAATTTAAATCTTACTACAATGAAATAATCGGAAATAAAACATTTTACGAAGGATGGATAAAAAAAATTTTAAGAACAAATTGTTAAATTTTTAATGTCGTGGACTATAATTGAATTCATCTTTTTGGAAATTTTTTTTATTAGAGATCCAACAAGTCCACCTAAAGTACCTAAAAATGAAAAAATAACTGCCATTCCAAGGAAGAAAAGTACCAACTGTAAAGGTGATGAAATATCACTATTGCTTGTATGTAAAACTATAATATATACGAAATAAAACAAAATTCCCAGCAGTAATCCACCTATCAATCCTGCAATAAATCCATTTATAATCCCATTTTTAAATCCATTATTTACAAGATATCCCACAACAATCCCCGAAACCAAAGTACCCCAGATAAGATCAAACCCAATTAAATAAAATTGTAAAACACCAAGTACCACAACCAAAACTGCCCCAATTATACTAAATCTCCAATTAATCATTCCTTTTTCATTTCCACTGACAGCCGCAGTTGATGAGTCATCATATGCTGACCCTGCTTTTTTATCCTTTACTAAGGACCCAATGATTCCACCTATAGCATCTAAAATTGCTGAAGTAGCCGCACTGAAAAGCGCGAACATGAAAATGTAATATACTACGTTGGGGAACGGTGGTAGGTTAAAATCAATTGTAATAAAGATTATAATTCCCAGTATAAATCCACCTATCAATCCTGTGATAATTCCATTTTTAGCTCCATTTTTATATCCGTTATTTACAAGATATCCCACAATTACCCCTGGAATAAAAATACCTATAAAAGCACCATATTCAACCCTTTTAAAAATCATTCCAACTACCACAACCAAAGCTGCCCCTATAATACAATATTTCCAATTTATCATCTCATTTTCAACTCCATATTGATTGCAAAATTGTTTTTATAATAGCTCAAAAACAGCCTCTGAATCAAGCGGGTTTAATAACCATATTGATTTCTTCTTTTAAGTGTGGTGTGATGTTAGGTCTATTTGTCTTCTTTTCCCAATGTTTTTTTTGTTACTCTGTTGTTTTCCAGTTCCGCAGATGATTCCTGGCTTATACTATGAATATTTGGAAGGAGATTTTGAAAGAAATTTTTCCCATTATTCTTCATAGTAATCCATTCAGTATTATATTAAGGATTGTTCCAGTGATCAGGGCAACGGATAACATTAGAACAACGGTTTTTAGCATGTCTTTAATGCCAATCTCTTTAATTAAGA
This is a stretch of genomic DNA from Methanobacterium petrolearium. It encodes these proteins:
- a CDS encoding DUF5518 domain-containing protein gives rise to the protein MINWKYCIIGAALVVVVGMIFKRVEYGAFIGIFIPGVIVGYLVNNGYKNGAKNGIITGLIGGFILGIIIFITIDFNLPPFPNVVYYIFMFALFSAATSAILDAIGGIIGSLVKDKKAGSAYDDSSTAAVSGNEKGMINWRFSIIGAVLVVVLGVLQFYLIGFDLIWGTLVSGIVVGYLVNNGFKNGIINGFIAGLIGGLLLGILFYFVYIIVLHTSNSDISSPLQLVLFFLGMAVIFSFLGTLGGLVGSLIKKISKKMNSIIVHDIKNLTICS